The region CGGATGGAGCGCGTGCCGGGCGACGGCGACGTGCCCGGGGACGTGCAGGTGATCGTCGACTACGCGCACAAGCCGGGCGCGGTGGAGTCGGTGCTCCGATCGCTGCGGGCGGTGCTGGACGACGGCCCGGACAAGGGGCCGGACAAAAGACCGGACAAGAGACCGGGTGACAGGCCGGACGGGGGACCCGGCGGGCGCCTGGTCGTCGTGCTCGGCTGCGGCGGCGACCGCGACCGCGGCAAGCGCCCCCTGATGGGCGAGGCCGCCGCCCGCCTCGCCGACGTGGCGATCCTGACCAGCGACAATCCTCGTACGGAGGACCCGCTCGCGATCCTCGCCGCGATGCTGGAGGGCGCTCTGCGGGTACCCCTGCAGGAGAGGGCGCACGTCGTCGTGGAGCCGGATCGGGCGGCCGCCATCCGCCTGGCCGTCGGCGGTGCTTCGCCCGGAGATGTGGTAGTTGTGGCGGGCAAGGGACACGAGCTGGGGCAGTATGTCGGGGGCGAGGTCATCCCCTTCGACGACCGTGAGGTGGCCGCAGCGGCCCTCGCGGAGCGGAACCGGGCACGGCGGGCCGCAGGGGAGACCGCCGGTGCGTGAGGCGGTGTTACGGGGCGTCCCAGGCGTCCCGGTCCACGGTGCCCCGGTGCATGGCGCGCCGGTTCATGGGGGCCCGACAAGCGACGCGAAAGAGAGCAGGACAGACACATGATCCCGTTGCCGCTGGCCCGGGTCGCCGAGATCACGTCCGGAGCCCTGAACGGTCTGGCCGACCCCGCGGCCGTGGTCCGAGGACCGGTCGTGATCGACTCGCGGGCGGTCGTGCCCGGCTCGCTCTTCGTGGCTATCAAGGGGGAGCGGGCCGACGGGCACGACTTCGCCCGGCAGGCCCACGAGGCGGGCGCCGTCGCGGTCCTCGCCACCCGGCCGGTCGACGCGCCGGCCGTGATCGTGGGGGACCCCCAGACCGCCCTGGCCGCCCTGGCGCACGCCGTGGTGACGGAGCTTCCCGGCGCGACCGTGGTGGGCGTGACCGGATCCGCGGGCAAGACCACCACCAAGGACCTGCTGGCCGGTCTCGCCGCCCGGATGGGCCCGACGGTCGCGCCGGTCGGCTCGTACAACAACGAGATCGGCCACCCGCTGACCGTGCTCAAGGCCGACGAGGGCACCCGGTTCCTCGTGCTCGAACTGAGCGCGCGCAACATCGGCCACATCGCCTACCTGGCGGAGATCGCCCCGCCGCGCATCGGCGTGGTGCTGAACGTCGGCACCGCCCACCTCGGCGTGTTCGGCGGCAAGGAGGCGATCGCCCGGGCCAAGGGCGAGCTCGTCGAGGCGCTGCCCGCCGACGGGACCGCGGTGCTCAACGCCGACGATCCGCTGGTCGGTGAGATGGCCGGCCGTACGAAGGCCAGGGTGACCTGGTTCGGCCGCTCGGCCCGCGCGCACGTGCGCGCGGAGGACGAGACGCTCGACGCGGCCGGCCGCGCCTCGTTCACGCTGCGCACGCCGTCCGGCGCCGCCCCGGTGCGGCTGCGCCTGCACGGCGCGCACGCCGTCGAGAACGCCCTGGCCGCCGCGGCCGCCGCCTACGAGCTGGGCCTGCCGGTGGCGGCCATCGCCGAGGAGCTCTCGGCGGCCGAGCCGCGCAGTCGCTGGCGGATGGAGGTCACCGACCGGCCCGACGGCGTGACCGTGATCAACGACGCGTACAACGCCAACCCCGACTCCATGCGGGCCGCCTTCGGCAGTCTCGGGGTCATCGGCGCGGGGCGGCGGCGGTTCGCCGTGATCGCCGCGCTGCGCGAGCTGGGCGAGGACGGCCCGGCGCTGAACGAGGCCCTCGGGCGGCTGGCCGCCGGCGCGGGGCTGGAAGCGGTGATCGTCGTGGGGGAGGACGCCGGGCCGGTGCTCAGGGGCGCCCCCGGCGCGATCCACGTGCCCGACGCCGCCGCGGCGGCGCGGGAGTTGTCGGACCGGCTCGCGCCCGGGGACGCGGTGCTGGTGAAGGGGCCGCGCGCGGCCGGGCTGGAACGGGTCGCCGAGGCGATCCTCGGAGGTGACACCCGGTGAGGAACATCCTCATCGCGGGGGCGATCTCGCTGCTGCTGTCCATGGTCGGCACGCCGCTGGCCATCCGGCTGTTCGCCCGGCGGGGCTACGGCCAGAACATCCGGGAGGAGGGCCCGTCGGGTCACTACGACAAGAAGGGCACTCCCACGATGGGCGGCACGGTGATCGTCATCGCCGCGCTGATCGGTTATTTCACGGCCCACGGGGTGACCGTCTTCTCGGCGGTCAGCGATCCCCCGACGGCCTCCGGCCTGCTGGTGCTGTTCCTGATGACCGGCCTGGGCGCGGTCGGCTTCCTCGACGACTTCATCAAGATCTACAAGCAGCGCAGCCTGGGCCTGCGCAGCGGCGCCAAGGCCGCCGGGCAGCTCGTGATCGGCGCGATCTTCGCGGTGCTGGTGCTGCGCTTCCCCAACGCCTACGCCGTCACCCCGGCCGACACCCACGTGTCGTTCCTGCGGGACATCGGGCCGTCCATCGGGCTGATCGGCTTCGTCGTCTGGGTCCTGTTCTTCATCGTGGGCTTCTCCAACGCGGTGAACCTGACCGACGGGCTCGACGGCCTGGCCTCCGGCGCCACCTGCCTGGTGCTCGCGGCGTACGTGCTGATCGGCAACTGGCAGCTGCGCAACAGCTGCACGACGGTCGGCTTCGGCCCCAACTGCTACTGGGTGCGGGACCCGCTCGACCTGGCGGTGGTCGCGGCGGCGGTGCTGGGGGCCTGCCTGGGCTTCCTGTGGTGGAACGCCCCGCCCGCCAAGATCTTCATGGGCGACACCGGCTCGCTGGCCCTCGGCGGAGTGATCGCCGGCCTCGCCTTCACCACCCGGACGCAGCTCCTGCTGGTCATCCTGGGCGGCCTGTTCGCCCTCATCACGATGTCGGTGATCATCCAGGTCGGGTTCTTCAAGATGACCCGCAAACGGGTGTTCCGGATGGCTCCGCTCCAGCACCACTTCGAGCTGTCCGGCTGGGCCGAGACCACGATCGTGGTCCGCTTCTGGCTGATCGCCGCGCTGTGCGTGGCCGCCGGCCTCGGCCTGTTCTACCTCGAATGGATGCCGAAGCAGTGAGTGTGGTCGTCGCCGGTCTCGGCGTGTCGGGCGCGGCCGCGGCCCGGGCCCTGGCCCGCCGCGGCGAGCGGGTGATCGTGCTGGAGGCGGTGGACGGCGAGCGGCAGCGCGCCGCCGCCGCCGATCTCGACGCCCTCGGGGTCGAGGTGCGGTTCGGCGAGCCCGCCCTGCCCGGGGACGCCTCGCTCGTGGTCACCTCGCCCGGCTGGCGGCCCGGTCATCCGCTCCTCGTCGCGGCGGAGAAGGCGGGCGCCGAGGTGATCGGGGAGGTCGAGCTGGCCTGGCGGCTGCGCGGGGAGCACGCCGCCCCCTGGCTGGCGCTGACCGGCACCAACGGCAAGACCACCGCCGTCCGCATGCTCGCCTCCATCCTGACGGCCGCCGGGCGCCGGGCCCTCGCCGTGGGCAACGTCGGCGTGCCGATCGTGGAGGCCGTGGACGGCCCCTACGACGTGCTGGCAGTCGAGCTGTCGAGTTTCCAGCTCCACTGGTCGTCGAGCCTCGCGCCGCTCGCGGGGGCCGTGCTCAACGTGGCGCCCGACCATATCGACTGGCACGGCTCGATGGAGGAGTACGCCGCGGCCAAGGCGCGGGTCTTCACCGGCGCCGGGACGGTCGTGTTCAACGCCGACGACGCGTGGTCGTCGCGCCTGGCCGAGCCGTACGCCTCCCGGGTGGGCTTCACGCTCGCCGTGCCGCGGCCCGGGCAGCTCGGGATCGTGGAGGACCTGCTGGTCGACCGGGCCTTCGTGGCCGACCCGGCGCGTACGGCGGAGGAGCTGGCCTCGCTGGAGGACGTGCGTCCCTTCGCGCCGCACAACGTCGCCAACGCGCTCGCCGCCGCGGCTTTGGCCCGCGCCCACGGCGTGCCGCCCGAGGCCGTACGGCGGGGACTGCGCGAGTTCACGCCCGACCCGCACCGCATCGCGCACGTCGCGACGGTGGGAGAGGTCGACTACGTGGACGACTCCAAGGCGACCAACCCGCACGCGGCCGCCGCGTCGCTGGCCGCCTATCCCTCGATCGTGTGGATCGCGGGCGGCCAGCTCAAGGGCGCCGACGTGAGCGACCTCGTACGGCAGGCCGCGCCCCGGCTGCGCGGCGCGGTGCTGCTGGGGGCCGACCGCGAGCTGATCCGCCGGGCATTGGCGCGACACGCCGCGAATGTCCCCGTCGTGGACGTGCCGGGGCAAGACACTGGGGTCATGGACCGTGTCGTCACCGAAGCCGCCCGGCTCGCCTCTCCGGGTGACACCGTGCTGCTCGCCCCCGCCGGGGCGTCACTGGACATGTACGCCGGCTACGCAGCGCGTGGGGAGGCCTTCGCCCGAGCCGTGCACCGCCTGGCGGCGCGGTGAGCGGCGGCGCGGTGAGCGGCGGCGCGGTGAGCGGCCGGACGCCGGGCGAGCAGACGCCGGGCGGCTGGGCCGGCGCCCAGGTCGCGGTGCTGCGTGAGCTGCTCGGCCGCCCGCTGACGTCCTACCACCTCGTGCTGGGCTGCAGCGCGCTGCTGCTCGCCCTCGGGCTGATGATGGTGCTGTCGGCGTCGAGCATCGAGGCGCTGCAGCGGACCGGGAACCCGTTCTACTGGTTCGTCAAGCAGGTCACGTCGGTGGCGATCGGGCTCCCACTCATGTGGGTCTGCTCCCGGCTGCCGCAGCGGTTCTTCCGCCTTACCGGTTATCCGCTGATGGGCTTGTCGGTGCTCGGCCTGCTCATGGTCATCTTCCTCGGCCAGGAACTGCTGGGCGCCCAGCGGTGGATCGTCATCGGCCCGTTCTCCGTGCAGCCGTCGGAGCCGGCGAAGCTGGCCCTGGTGCTGTGGGGGGCCGACCTGCTCGCGGCGCGGGCGCGCGGCGGCCGCATCGAGTGGCGTCAGCTGCTGATCCCGCTGATGCCGGGCGTGGCCCTGCTGGCCGTCCTGGTCATGATCGGGCGCGACCTCGGCACGACGTTCGTGCTCATGATGATCTTCCTGGCGCTGCTCTGGGTGGTCGGCGCGCCCGTGCGGCTCTTCGGCGGCATCCTCGGGCTGCTCGCGCTGGCGACCGCGACTATGATCATCGCCGAGCCCTACCGGCTCCGCCGCCTGACCGGCTTCCTGAATCCCTGGGAGACCGCGCAGCACGAGGGGTTCCAGTCCGTGCAGGGGCTGATGGCGATGGGGTCGGGCGGCTGGTTCGGCATCGGGCTGGGCGCGAGCCGGCAGAAGTGGAACTATCTGCCCCACGCCGAGAGCGACTTCATCTTCTCCATCATCGGAGAGGAGCTCGGGCTGCTGGGCACGCTCGTGGTGGTCGCGCTGTTCGGCCTGCTCGGCTACGCGGGCCTGCGCATCGCCATGCGGACCAGGGACCCCTTCGTCCGGCTGGCGTCGGCCGCCGCCACCGCCTGGATCGCCGGGCAGGCCGTCGTCAACATCGGCGCGGTCATCGGGGTCTTCCCGGTCACCGGCATCCCGCTGCCGCTCGTGTCGTACGGCGGATCGGCGCTGCTGCCGACGCTCGCGGCGCTCGGCATGCTGCTGTCGTTCGCCAAGCGGGAGCCGGGCGCGGCCGAGGCGCTGGCGGCCCGTGGCCCCGGACCGGCCGCGCGGGCTCTAAGCTGGCTTGGCCTGAACGCCCGAGCCTGGCGCCGGCCCGCGTCCCCGCGCGAGGCCGTCCGGCGGACGGCACGGCCGCGTACGGCACGAGTGAAAACGACGCGGGAGCAGCCGCGGGAGCATTCGCGAGAACGTCCGCGGGAACATCCGCGAGAGAGCAGGGAGTGACATGAGGGTGGTCCTCGCCGGCGGCGGGACGGCCGGCCACATCGAGCCGGCGCTCGCGCTGGCCGACGCGCTTCGCCGGCTCGACCCGAGGATCGGCATCACCTGCCTCGGCACCGAGCGCGGACTCGAGACCCGCCTGGTGCCCGCGCGCGGCTACGAGCTGGAGCTCCTGCCCGCCGTGCCGCTGCCCCGCTCGCTCAGCCCCAAGCTCCTCACCGTGCCCGGCCGGCTCGCCGGGGCCATCGGCAGTGCCGCCGGGATCCTGGAGAGGGTCGGCGCGGACGTCCTGGTCGGCTTCGGCGGCTACGTCGCCACCCCCGCCTACCTCGGCGCCCGGCGGCGCGGCGTGCCGATCGTGGTCCACGAGGCCAACCCGCGGCCCGGCCTGGCCAACCGGCTCGGCGCCCGCCTCACCGAGCACGTCTTCACCGGGCACCCGGACGCCGTGCTCCCCAACGCGGAGTACGTCGGCATTCCGCTGCGCCGGGAGATCGGCATGATGGACCGCCTGTCGATGGGGGACAAGGCGCGGTCCTACTTCGGGCTGGAGTCCGACCGGGTGACGCTGCTGGTGTTCGGCGGCTCGCAGGGCGCCCGCTCGGTCAACCAGGCGGCGCTGGAGGCCGCGCCCCACCTGCGCGCCGCGGGTGTCCAGGTGCTGCACGTGGTCGGGCCGAAGAACACCGTCGAGATCGAGCCGCCGCCCGGCGACCCGCAGTACGTGATCCTCCCGTACGTCGACCGGATGGATCTCGCCTACGCCGCGGCCGACCTCGTCCTGTCCCGCGCGGGCGCCATGACCTGCGCCGAGCTGACCGCCGTGGGGCTGCCCGCGGCGTTCGTGCCGCTGCCGCACGGCAACGGCGAGCAGCGCCTCAACGCCGAGCCGATCGTCCGGGCCGGGGGCGGCCTGATGGTCGACGACGCGGACCTGTCGGCGGCCTGGATCGTCCACACGCTGCTGCCGATCCTGAACGACCCCGAGCGCGTGGTCGCGATGTCCGAGGCGGCCTCCCGGATGGGCCGCAAGGACGCCGACACGACGCTCGCCCGCAAGGTGCTGGAGATCGCTTCCCGATGAGTCTCGTCAAGCTCGTGGACCCCGTCCCGGCGGCCGACCTGGGGCGGGTGCACTTCATCGGCATCGGCGGCTCCGGAATGTCCGGCATCGCCCGGATCCTGCTCAAGCGGGGAGTGCCGGTGTCGGGCAGCGACGCGCGCCCGTCCGCGCAGCTGACCGAGCTGCGCGAGCTGGGGGCCACCGTCCACGTCGGCCACGCCGCCTCCCACATCAAGGACGTCGACACCGTCGTCGTCTCCACCGCGATCCGCGACTCCAACCCCGAGCTGGGCGAGGCGCTGCGCCAGAACCTGCGGGTGATCCCGCGCGCCGCGGCGCTGGCCTCGGTGATGTCCGGCCGCACCGGCATCGCCGTCGCCGGCACCCACGGAAAGACCACGACCACCTCCATGCTGACCGTGGCGCTGCAGAAGTGCGGCGAGGACCCGTCGTACTGCGTCGGAGGTCAGCTCGTCACGACCGGTCTCGGCGCCGACGACGGCACGGGCGAGGTGTTCGTGGCCGAGGCCGACGAGAGCGACGGCTCCTTCCTCATGCTCGCGCCGCGGATCGCCGTCGTGACCAACGTCGAGGCCGACCACCTCGACAACTACGGAGACCCCCAGGCCGTCCACGACGGTTTCGCCCGCTTCGTCGAGCACGTCGGGTCGCTGCTGGTCGTCTGCGCCGACGACCCCGGTGCCGCCGCCCTGGTGCCGATCGCCCGCGAGCGGGGCCTCGCCGTCGTCACGTACGGCGAGAGCGCCGGGGTGGATCTGCGCACGACCGACGTCGCCCCGCGCGGGCTCGGCGTGGAGTTCCGGGTGGAGCTCGGCCCGGGTGCGCCCGGCGGGCCCGGACGCGGAGAGGTGCGCCTGGCCGTGCCCGGCCGGCACAACGCGGTCAACGCCACCGCGGTGATCGCCGTGGCGCTGCACCTCGGCCTGCGCTTCGACGACGTCAAGGAGGGCCTCGCCGCCTTCACCGGCGCCAAGCGGCGCTTCGAGTCCAAGGGCGAGGCCCGGGGCGTGACGGTCTTCGACAGCTACGCCCACCACCCGACCGAGCTGACCGCCGACCTGCGGGCCGCCCGCGACGTGGTCGGCGGCGACGGCCGGGTCATCGCGGTCTTCCAGCCGCATCTCTACTCGCGCACCCGGTTCTTCGCCGACGAGTTCGGCGCCGCGCTCGGCCTGGCGGACGAGGTCGTCGTGCTCGACGTGTACGGCGCGCGGGAGGACCCCGAGCCCGGCGTCTCCGGGGCGCTCGTCGCCGGGAAGGTGCCGCTGCCGGCCGAGCGGGTGGTCTACGCCCCCGACCGCGCGGCCGTGCCCGCCGTCGTCGCCGGCCGGGCCCGCGCCGGGGACATCGTCCTCACGATGGGCGCGGGGGACGTCACCGAGCTCGGCCCGCGAATCGTCGCGGAGCTGTCCGCCCGGTGAGGCGGGCCGTCCGGCGCTCGGCGCTCGCCACCCTGCTGACCGGCGGTGTCGTGGGCGTCGCCACCTGGGTCGTGTTCTTCTCGCCCGTCCTCGGCGTGCGGGAGGTCGAGATCACCGGCAACGGCCGCGTCCCGGCCGAGGAGCTGCGCGAGGCGGCGGGAGTGCGGACGGGCACGCCGCTCGCCACCGTGGACCTCGCCGGGGTCGAGGGGCGGGTGCGGGCGCTGCGCGCCGTCGAGTCGGCCACGGCCGGCCGCGTCTGGCCCGGCACACTGCGGATCAGCGTGGTCGAGCGCGTCCCCGCGGCGGTGGTCCCGCTGGGCGTCGAGACCGCGGTGATCGACCGCTACGGGGTCGTCCTGCAGCAGGTGACGGTCGCCCCGCCGCGGCTTCCGGTGCTGCGCGTCGAGCGGGCCGCCGCCGACGATCCCGCCACCCGGGCGGGCCTCACCGTGCTCCGGGCGCTGCCGGCCGACCTCCTCGACCGGCTGCGGGAGCTGCGCGCTCCCTCGCCCCGGTCGATCACCCTGAAGCTCACCGACGGCCGCTCCGTCACCTGGGGAGACGCCGGCGACTCGGCCCGCAAGGGGCGGGTGCTGCTCGCCGCGCTGGCCAAGCCGGGGAAGAGCTACGACGTCAGCTCACCCGGGCTGGTGACGGTCAGGTGAGAAATCTCACTGACCGTGCTCGGACCGGCCGAAGCCGTCCTGGAACGGGGCATCGTGCGAATAGGACAGCGCGCGACACGCCGGACTGCCTTGCGGCGCGGTTAGTTGACCCTGGGGGAGGCGCAACCCTACTGTCCGTATCAATCCTCAGGTTGACATAACTCTAAATCTCAACTTGAGGGTGAGAGTTCCAGAGAAGAGACGGCGGGCCCTGCCCGCATGAAAACGCAAACGAGCGGAAAGGCCCCTCGTCGTGGCAGCACCGCAGAACTACCTCGCGGTCATCAAGGTCGTCGGCATCGGCGGCGGCGGAGTGAACGCCGTCAACCGGATGATCGAGGAGGGACTCAAGGGCGTCGAGTTCATCGCCATCAACACTGACGCCCAGGCGCTGCTGATGAGTGACGCCGACGTGAAACTCGACGTGGGGCGCGAGCTCACGCGGGGCCTCGGCGCGGGCGCCAACCCGGAGGTGGGCCGCAAGGCGGCCGAAGACCATCGGGAGGAGATCGAGGAGGTCCTCAAGGGGGCCGACATGGTCTTCGTGACCGCCGGCGAGGGCGGCGGCACCGGAACCGGCGGTGCGCCCGTGGTGGCCAGCATCGCCCGCTCACTTGGTGCGCTCACGATAGGAGTCGTCACCCGGCCCTTCAGCTTCGAGGGCAAGCGCCGGGCCATGCAGGCCGAGGCCGGAATCGAGACCCTCCGCGAGGAGGTCGACACGCTGATCGTCATTCCGAACGACCGGCTGCTGTCGATCTCCGACCGCCAGGTGAGCGTGCTCGACGCCTTCAAGGCGGCCGACCAGGTGCTGCTGTCCGGTGTGCAGGGAATCACCGACCTCATCACCACGCCCGGTCTGATCAACCTGGACTTCGCCGACGTCAAGTCGGTCATGTCCGGCGCGGGTTCGGCTCTCATGGGCATCGGGCACGCGCGGGGCGACGACCGGTCGGTCGCCGCCGCCGAGATGGCCGTCTCCAGCCCGCTGCTGGAGGCGAGCATCGACGGCGCCCACGGTGTGCTGCTGTCCATCGCCGGCGGCTCCGACCTCGGCCTGTTCGAGATCAACGAGGCGGCCCAGCTCGTCAGCAACGCCGCCGCCATCGACGCCAACATCATCTTCGGCACGGTCATCGACGATGCGCTCGGCGACGAGGTGCGGGTGACGGTCATCGCGGCCGGGTTCGACGAGCCCGCTCCGGTCAAGCCGGTGGCCGCTCCGGTGGCGCGCCCGCAGCAGGCCCGCCCGGCGCCGGCCCAGGCCGCGCGTCCCGCCACCCCGGCACCGGTCAGGCCGGAGCCGCGCCCGGAGCCGGCTCAGCCCGCCGTACGGCCGGTCGGCTCGGCGACGCCGCCCGCCCCGGCGCCCACGCCGCCGCCCGCCACCATGCAGCCGGCACAGGCCGCCACCATGAACGCCCAGCCGCAGGCGGGCGCCGTGCCGCCGCCGGCCCAGCCGGTGGGCCAGCCCGCCCAGCAGGCGGCCGCGCCGCAGGCCCAGCAGGCCGAGGGAGTCACGCCGTTCCCCCGGGACGCGGCCGACGGCGCGCGTGACCAGGGCGTCACCGGTCCGGTGTCGATCCCGCGGCCCGCACCGGAGCCGCCGACTCCGATCACCTCCCGCACCTCCCAGCCGGGCCCCCGGCGTCCGGTGGTGTTCGAGGAGCAGGAGGAGGAGCTCGACGTGCCGGACTTCCTCAAGTGACCTTCCCGCCTGCCCCGCCCGATCCGCCCGGCCCGCCCGGCGTGGCCGAGGTGAGGGGCGCGACGGGGCGGCCGCTCGCGGGTGAGGTCAGTGACTGACCGGCGGGACGACCTTCCGGCGGACCGGCGTGCGGAGCTGGCCGCCGCCTTATCGGAGGTCGAGAGGCGCGTCGAGGAGGCGTGCCGGGCGGCCGGCCGGTCGCGGAAGGAGCTCACCCTCATCGCGGTGACCAAGACCTACCCGGCCTCCGACGTCCGGCTGCTCGCCGGTCTGGGCGTCTCGCACGTCGGCGAGAACCGCGACCGGGAGGCGGCGGACAAGGCCTCCGCCTGCGCGGACCTCGGCCTCACCTGGCACTTCATCGGCCAGCTGCAGTCGAACAAGGTCCGCTCCGTCGTCGCCTACGCTCACATGGTCCACTCGGTCGACCGTCCCCGCCTGGTGGAGGCGCTCGGCCGCGAGGCCGTACGGGCCGGGCGCCAGGTGGACTGCCTCATCCAGGTCTCCCTCGACGAGGGGACCGGGCGGGGCGGCGCGCGGCCGGAGGAGGTGCCCGCCCTCGCTGAACTCGTCGCGAAGACCGAGGGGCTGCGGCTGCGGGGGGTCATGGCGGTCGCCCCGCTGGGGGAGGACCCGGCGCCGGCGTTC is a window of Microbispora sp. NBC_01189 DNA encoding:
- a CDS encoding UDP-N-acetylmuramoyl-tripeptide--D-alanyl-D-alanine ligase, translating into MIPLPLARVAEITSGALNGLADPAAVVRGPVVIDSRAVVPGSLFVAIKGERADGHDFARQAHEAGAVAVLATRPVDAPAVIVGDPQTALAALAHAVVTELPGATVVGVTGSAGKTTTKDLLAGLAARMGPTVAPVGSYNNEIGHPLTVLKADEGTRFLVLELSARNIGHIAYLAEIAPPRIGVVLNVGTAHLGVFGGKEAIARAKGELVEALPADGTAVLNADDPLVGEMAGRTKARVTWFGRSARAHVRAEDETLDAAGRASFTLRTPSGAAPVRLRLHGAHAVENALAAAAAAYELGLPVAAIAEELSAAEPRSRWRMEVTDRPDGVTVINDAYNANPDSMRAAFGSLGVIGAGRRRFAVIAALRELGEDGPALNEALGRLAAGAGLEAVIVVGEDAGPVLRGAPGAIHVPDAAAAARELSDRLAPGDAVLVKGPRAAGLERVAEAILGGDTR
- the mraY gene encoding phospho-N-acetylmuramoyl-pentapeptide-transferase, which translates into the protein MRNILIAGAISLLLSMVGTPLAIRLFARRGYGQNIREEGPSGHYDKKGTPTMGGTVIVIAALIGYFTAHGVTVFSAVSDPPTASGLLVLFLMTGLGAVGFLDDFIKIYKQRSLGLRSGAKAAGQLVIGAIFAVLVLRFPNAYAVTPADTHVSFLRDIGPSIGLIGFVVWVLFFIVGFSNAVNLTDGLDGLASGATCLVLAAYVLIGNWQLRNSCTTVGFGPNCYWVRDPLDLAVVAAAVLGACLGFLWWNAPPAKIFMGDTGSLALGGVIAGLAFTTRTQLLLVILGGLFALITMSVIIQVGFFKMTRKRVFRMAPLQHHFELSGWAETTIVVRFWLIAALCVAAGLGLFYLEWMPKQ
- the murD gene encoding UDP-N-acetylmuramoyl-L-alanine--D-glutamate ligase, whose product is MDAEAVSVVVAGLGVSGAAAARALARRGERVIVLEAVDGERQRAAAADLDALGVEVRFGEPALPGDASLVVTSPGWRPGHPLLVAAEKAGAEVIGEVELAWRLRGEHAAPWLALTGTNGKTTAVRMLASILTAAGRRALAVGNVGVPIVEAVDGPYDVLAVELSSFQLHWSSSLAPLAGAVLNVAPDHIDWHGSMEEYAAAKARVFTGAGTVVFNADDAWSSRLAEPYASRVGFTLAVPRPGQLGIVEDLLVDRAFVADPARTAEELASLEDVRPFAPHNVANALAAAALARAHGVPPEAVRRGLREFTPDPHRIAHVATVGEVDYVDDSKATNPHAAAASLAAYPSIVWIAGGQLKGADVSDLVRQAAPRLRGAVLLGADRELIRRALARHAANVPVVDVPGQDTGVMDRVVTEAARLASPGDTVLLAPAGASLDMYAGYAARGEAFARAVHRLAAR
- the ftsW gene encoding putative lipid II flippase FtsW → MSGGAVSGGAVSGRTPGEQTPGGWAGAQVAVLRELLGRPLTSYHLVLGCSALLLALGLMMVLSASSIEALQRTGNPFYWFVKQVTSVAIGLPLMWVCSRLPQRFFRLTGYPLMGLSVLGLLMVIFLGQELLGAQRWIVIGPFSVQPSEPAKLALVLWGADLLAARARGGRIEWRQLLIPLMPGVALLAVLVMIGRDLGTTFVLMMIFLALLWVVGAPVRLFGGILGLLALATATMIIAEPYRLRRLTGFLNPWETAQHEGFQSVQGLMAMGSGGWFGIGLGASRQKWNYLPHAESDFIFSIIGEELGLLGTLVVVALFGLLGYAGLRIAMRTRDPFVRLASAAATAWIAGQAVVNIGAVIGVFPVTGIPLPLVSYGGSALLPTLAALGMLLSFAKREPGAAEALAARGPGPAARALSWLGLNARAWRRPASPREAVRRTARPRTARVKTTREQPREHSRERPREHPRESRE
- the murG gene encoding undecaprenyldiphospho-muramoylpentapeptide beta-N-acetylglucosaminyltransferase — protein: MRVVLAGGGTAGHIEPALALADALRRLDPRIGITCLGTERGLETRLVPARGYELELLPAVPLPRSLSPKLLTVPGRLAGAIGSAAGILERVGADVLVGFGGYVATPAYLGARRRGVPIVVHEANPRPGLANRLGARLTEHVFTGHPDAVLPNAEYVGIPLRREIGMMDRLSMGDKARSYFGLESDRVTLLVFGGSQGARSVNQAALEAAPHLRAAGVQVLHVVGPKNTVEIEPPPGDPQYVILPYVDRMDLAYAAADLVLSRAGAMTCAELTAVGLPAAFVPLPHGNGEQRLNAEPIVRAGGGLMVDDADLSAAWIVHTLLPILNDPERVVAMSEAASRMGRKDADTTLARKVLEIASR
- the murC gene encoding UDP-N-acetylmuramate--L-alanine ligase; this translates as MSLVKLVDPVPAADLGRVHFIGIGGSGMSGIARILLKRGVPVSGSDARPSAQLTELRELGATVHVGHAASHIKDVDTVVVSTAIRDSNPELGEALRQNLRVIPRAAALASVMSGRTGIAVAGTHGKTTTTSMLTVALQKCGEDPSYCVGGQLVTTGLGADDGTGEVFVAEADESDGSFLMLAPRIAVVTNVEADHLDNYGDPQAVHDGFARFVEHVGSLLVVCADDPGAAALVPIARERGLAVVTYGESAGVDLRTTDVAPRGLGVEFRVELGPGAPGGPGRGEVRLAVPGRHNAVNATAVIAVALHLGLRFDDVKEGLAAFTGAKRRFESKGEARGVTVFDSYAHHPTELTADLRAARDVVGGDGRVIAVFQPHLYSRTRFFADEFGAALGLADEVVVLDVYGAREDPEPGVSGALVAGKVPLPAERVVYAPDRAAVPAVVAGRARAGDIVLTMGAGDVTELGPRIVAELSAR
- a CDS encoding cell division protein FtsQ/DivIB — protein: MRRAVRRSALATLLTGGVVGVATWVVFFSPVLGVREVEITGNGRVPAEELREAAGVRTGTPLATVDLAGVEGRVRALRAVESATAGRVWPGTLRISVVERVPAAVVPLGVETAVIDRYGVVLQQVTVAPPRLPVLRVERAAADDPATRAGLTVLRALPADLLDRLRELRAPSPRSITLKLTDGRSVTWGDAGDSARKGRVLLAALAKPGKSYDVSSPGLVTVR
- the ftsZ gene encoding cell division protein FtsZ — translated: MAAPQNYLAVIKVVGIGGGGVNAVNRMIEEGLKGVEFIAINTDAQALLMSDADVKLDVGRELTRGLGAGANPEVGRKAAEDHREEIEEVLKGADMVFVTAGEGGGTGTGGAPVVASIARSLGALTIGVVTRPFSFEGKRRAMQAEAGIETLREEVDTLIVIPNDRLLSISDRQVSVLDAFKAADQVLLSGVQGITDLITTPGLINLDFADVKSVMSGAGSALMGIGHARGDDRSVAAAEMAVSSPLLEASIDGAHGVLLSIAGGSDLGLFEINEAAQLVSNAAAIDANIIFGTVIDDALGDEVRVTVIAAGFDEPAPVKPVAAPVARPQQARPAPAQAARPATPAPVRPEPRPEPAQPAVRPVGSATPPAPAPTPPPATMQPAQAATMNAQPQAGAVPPPAQPVGQPAQQAAAPQAQQAEGVTPFPRDAADGARDQGVTGPVSIPRPAPEPPTPITSRTSQPGPRRPVVFEEQEEELDVPDFLK
- a CDS encoding YggS family pyridoxal phosphate-dependent enzyme gives rise to the protein MTDRRDDLPADRRAELAAALSEVERRVEEACRAAGRSRKELTLIAVTKTYPASDVRLLAGLGVSHVGENRDREAADKASACADLGLTWHFIGQLQSNKVRSVVAYAHMVHSVDRPRLVEALGREAVRAGRQVDCLIQVSLDEGTGRGGARPEEVPALAELVAKTEGLRLRGVMAVAPLGEDPAPAFARLRAVSGRLREDYPEADVISAGMSGDIPQAIANGATHLRVGTALLGRRKPFVR